Within the Senegalia massiliensis genome, the region AATTTTATTATCTTCTGTTTCAGCTAATATATTAAATAGCATTTCTTCTCCATTGAAAGAATCTATTACCCCTAAAGAAAATTTATCTTCTTCTTCTGTTAAAAAAAATTGTAATTCCATTGAAACTTCTTTATCTTTATATTGATCTAAATTTTCATGCATATCAATTATTTTTAAAGCAGTCTCATTAGTTACTTCATCTTTTATATCAGGATTTACGTCTTGAGTCACAGGGGTATTTGATGTAGAAAATGCTGTAGTTATCATATATAATATAGGTGAAAGTATCATTACACTAACTACTATAAGAGCTATTATAGTATATGTTTTTTTCTTATTTGGATTCAAAGTTTTTACCTCCCTCAATATTTAATAGTATATCATAAATATAAGTTATATACAGATTAAAGTTTTATGTCTTTATTTTTACAAATACAAGTTGAAACAACAGGATAAATAATATTTTTATGGAAGAGATAGCAAAAACAATATATTATATATTCTACTGAAATAAATAATATTCATTAGGAGATGATTTTTTGGAAAAGGAAATGTTAGATTTATTACTAGATATGTTAAATGAAGAAAATGAATTAATTGCAGAACAAGATGGAAATATGCACTATATTTCTTTAAATGACTTAAAAGATAATAATAAAGAATATATATATATAAATACTAATTCTGAAAAAGTATTCTATTTTAATGAGAGTAATGATATAATTAATAAAATTAAGAACTTAGATCTAGATTTTAAAGAACAAAAAAAGGGTAAGGATATTTAAAGAACATTTTAATTTAAATTTTTTAAAATTTAATTAGGAGGGTTAATTTAAATGGTTAAGTTTATTTGTGGAAGAAAAGGTTCTGGAAAAACTAAACAATTAATTAATATGGCAAATGATAGTGCTGAAAATGTTACAGGTGGAGTTGTATTTATTGAGGCAACAAATAAGCATTCTTTAGAGTTAAATTATAAAATAAGATATATTAATGCCATGGAGTTCAATATAGATAAAATTGATACCTTCTATGGCCTTTTATGTGGTATTGTAGCTAGTGATTATGATGTACAGAAGGTTTATATTGATGGGCTTTATAAAATGATTGAACTTGACTTTTACCTTTTAGAAAAATTTATAGAATATTTAAAAGTAATAGATAAATATAATGAAACAGAATTTATTATATCTGTAGAATGTGAAAAACAAGATGTACCAGAAAATATGAAAAAATATTTAGTTAATTAATTTATAAAGCTAAGGATAAATTTATCCTTAGCTTTATATGTATGTTATAATGAATTTGAGGTGAATATATTGGATTCAAATAATAGAAGAAAAAAAATATTAGAATTATTAATAAAAGAAAATAACCCTATAAAAGGTGCTATTATAGCAGAAAAATTTAATGTAAGTAGACAAGTAATAGTTCAAGATATAGCAATACTTAGAGCTAAAGGTAAAAAAATAATGGCAACACCTAATGGATATATGATCATAAAATATGAAAATAATTTTTTAGAAAAAACTATTGTATCAGTTCATAAAGATGATGAAAATATTGAAGAAGAATTAAATATAATTGTAGATTTAGGAGCAAAAGTATTAGATGTTATAGTAGAGCATCCAGTTTATGGAGAGATTAAAGGGCAACTTATGATTTCTTCAAGAAAAGATGTAAAAGATTTTATAAAAAATATGAAAGAAAATAATGCAAGTACTTTAGCAACCCTTACAGAAGGAGTACATATTCATACAATAAGGGTTCCAAATGAAGATGTATTTTCTCAAATAAAAGAAAAATTAAAAGAAAAAAATTTCTTGCTAGAATGATTATAAAGTGATATATTTTTAAATGTAGTGACAAGACAGCAGTAAATACATTTTAATGGGGGTTATTATGAAAAATTATATTATAAAAATATTAAATGGAATGGCTCTAGGCTTATTTTCATCTTTAATAATAGGGCTTATATTGAAACAGATAGGTACTTTATTAGAATTAGAAATATTAATAAATATGGGAAGTATTGCTCAATTTATGATGGGCCCTGCCATAGGTGCAGCAGTAGCAAGTTCCATAGGAGCACCACCTTTAGGCATATTTGCATCTATTATAACAGGTGCCATAGGTGCAGGAACATTTAAAGTTGTAGATGGAACTACATTAATAATAATAGGGGAGCCTGTTGGTGCACTTGTAGCTTCATATATAGGTGCTGAAATTTCTAAATTAGTAAGTGGTAAAACTAAAGTAGATATTGTATTAATTCCTGCTTTAACTATTATTTCAGGAGGTATAGCAGGTATATATGTAGCACCTGTCATATCAAAATTTATGACAGGAATTGGTACAATTATAAATATAGCTACAGAGCAAGATCCTATATCTATGGGAATACTTGTTTCTGTTCTTATGGGTATAATGTTAACCTTACCTATTAGTAGTGCTGCTATTGCAATATCTTTAGGTCTTTCAGGACTTGCAGCAGGTGCTGCAACAGTAGGTTGTAGTGTACAAATGATTGGATTTGCTGTTATAAGTTTTAAAGAGAATGGTATAGGAGGCTTTATTGCTCAAGGATTTGGTACAAGTATGCTTCAAATACCAAATATAATTAAAAATCCACGAATTTGGATTCCTCCTATAATAGCTTCAGCAATACTTGGTCCTATATCTACTGTAGTATTTGAAATGCAAAATAATAAATTAGGTGCAGGTATGGGTACAAGTGGTTTAGTAGGACAATTTGCAACATTAGAAACAATGGGAATGAGTGGAATGATAGGTATATTAGTCTTACACTTTATATTACCATCAATAATCACGTTAATAATATCTAGTTGGATGAGAAAGAAAGGATTAATAAAAATTAATGATATGAGAATTGAAAGTTAAAAAATTGAATAATATATAATTGGGTAGTATAATAATAAGGAAGGGGGTTAAGAATTGAAAAACAAAACAAAATTTATTTTATTTATAGTTGTAGCTATTTTACTAGTATTATTTAGTTCTTTAACTAGCATTGTAGCTTTTGTAACAGACTATCAATGGTTCAATGAACTTGGATATACTGATACATTTTTAAAGAAATTGACTACACAAATTTCGATAGGAGTGCCTTTATTTCTAATATTATTCTTTTCGATATATTTTTATTTTATATCTTCCAAAAGAAATTATTATAAAGAGGCGAAAATCACTCCTCCAAAAGGTGGAGAAAGAAATTTAAATATTGCATTAGGTATAGGCTCTGCACTTGTTTCTCTTCTTGTATCTACAACATTTGCAGGAGGGCTTTGGCTTAACATATTACAATTTATAAACTCATCTAAATTTGGATTAAAAGATCCTATATTTAATAATGATGTTGGTCTTTATGTTTTTAATATACCATTATTTAAAGAGATAATATCATTAGTTTTATTTTTATTATTTGTTCTAGCTGTATCTACAGTAGTCTTTTATTTATTACTAATTTCTATAAGAAAGCCTAATATAAAAAGACCAGAAAATGTATTAGATATGAATAAATTTAAAAATAAACAAACTATTAAAGATATATTAAAGAAAGATATTTTTAAAAAAGCACTTTTAAAAGTAGGTGTATTTGGATTTGTAGGATTTGTGATAATAGGTGTAAACTATTATTTAAATACATTTGATTTATTATACTCACCAAGAGGAGTAGCATATGGAGCAAGTTTTACAGACATAAATATTACACTTTGGCAATATAGAATAATGGCAGTATTATCATTAATATCTGCTTTTACTATTCTTTATGGGGCATATAAAAGAAAACTAAAAACTGCTTTATCAGGGCCAGTTTTATTGATAACCATAGGTATACTTGGAACTGTTGCAGGAGGATTAGTTCAACAATTTATAGTAGAACCTGATGAAATTTCAAAAGAAAGTGAATATATTGGATACAATATAGACATGACTCAAGAAGCATATGGGTTGAAAAATGTTACTCAAAAAGAATTTCCAGTAGAACAAAATTTAACTAAAGAAGATATAATAAACAATAAAGAAACTATAGAAAATATTCGTATAAATGATTATCAACCATTGAATCAAGTATATAATGAATTACAAGGTATAAGATATTATTATAAATTTAATGGGGTAGATACTGATAGATATATGATAGATGGAAAATATACTCAAGTATTTTTATCTGCTAGAGAGATGGATGTTTCTAAGTTAAAAACTAAAACTTGGATAAATCAACATTTAAAATATACACATGGATATGGTTTTGTATTATCCCCAGTAAATTCAGTAGCTCCAAATGGTCAACCAAATTTACTTGTTAATAGTATACCACCTGTTACAAGTACAGATTTAAAAATAGAAAGACCAGAGATATATTTTGGAGAAATGACTGATAATTATGCAGTAATAAATTCAGATGAACCTGAATTTGACTATCCTAAAGGTTCTGATAATGAAGAAGTCTTTTATGAAGGAACAGCGGGAATAAGTTTAGGTGGAATTAATAGAGTTCTTTATGCAATAAAAGAAGCAAATTTAAAATTGCTAATATCAAGTAATATAAATAATGATAGTAAGATTATAATAAATAGAAATATAAAAGAAAGAGTAGAAAAAATAGCACCATTTTTAGAGTATGATGATGATCCATATATTGTTGTAAATCAAGAAGATGGTAAATTATATTGGATGATAGATGCATATACTTCAACTTCAAACTTTCCTTATTCACAACCATTTAGTGAAGAAAGTGCAACAAATTATATAAGAAATTCAGTTAAAGTAGTAGTAGATGCTTATAATGGTGATACTGATTTTTATGTTTTTGACGAAAAGGACCCTATGATAAAAACATATGAAAAAATATTCCCAGGTTTATTTAAGTCATCTGATGAAATGCCAAAAGGAATATTTAGTCATATAAGATATCCTGAAAATTTATTTTCTATACAATCAAGGATATATGAAACTTATCATATGGAAAACCCAGTAGTATTTTATAATTCAGAGGATGTATGGAATACAGGTGAAGAGATATATATGGGAGAAGAACAACCAATTAAACCTAATTATAAAATGTTTAAATTGCCTGAAGAAGAAGATGTAGAATTTTTACTTACTGTCCCATATACTCCTGCTACAAAGCCAAATATGACTAGTTTGTTTGTAGCTAGAAATGATGGAGAAGATTATGGAAAGCTTTATTTATACAGATTTCCAAAAGGTATAACAGTCAATGGACCAATGTTAGTAGAATCAAAAATAAACCAAGATTCAGATATATCACCTCAGCTGACTCTTTGGTCACAAGAAGGTTCCAATGTACTTCGAGGCAATATAATGACTATACCTATTGAAAATTCTTTATTATATGTAGAGCCAGTATATATTCAAGCAGCAAATGAAAATAATATACCTGAAATGAAAAGAGTAATTGTAGCATATAAAGATCAAATAGTCATGGAAAGAGATCTTGATACTGCTTTATCAAAAATATTTGGAGATATAAATAAAGAAGAAAGTGAAGATGGAGAAGGAACAGATCCAGACGATGAAGAGCAAACTGACCAAGAAAAACCTGTTGAAGGCTTGGATAATATAGTAAAAGAAGCTAATAAATTATTTAATAAAGCTAAAAAAGCATCTCAAAATGGTGATTGGGCAAAATATGGTGAATATATAGAGGAATTAGAATCTGTGTTAAACAAACTAAATCAAAACTTAGGTTCAGATGAACCAAAAGAAGAATCACCATCAGAAGATGTAGAATAAAAATTAATTAGTATAATTATCTATAATATAGATATAATATATTAAAAGAATTTAAAAGGCTTGAATAAATATTAAAAATGTGTTATATTTTAAAATAATAAAGTTATATGCAATTAAGAGACATAGTAAATAATCTTATATCTTAAAGAGAGTCGATGGTTGGTGAAAATCGATGATATATATTATTGAATCCACCTCTTAGCATTTTATCTAAAAGATAAACCTTGCACTGGTTAAAGTGTACTAAGTGGACTGTAAAGTCAACTAGGGTGGCAACGCGGGAATTTTAACCTCTCGTCCCTATCTATATAGATAGAGACGAGAGGTTTTTTATCGTTTAATAAAAAAGGAGATGAAAAAATGCTTGATGTAAAAATGATTAGAAATGATAAAGAAGGTGTAAAAAGAGCACTTTCTAAAAGAAAAGGTGAATTTGATGTAGACATAGTATATAATCTAGACCTAAAAAGAAGAGAAATATTACAAGATGTAGAAAATATGAAAGCAGAACAAAATAATGTATCTAAAAAGATACCTCAATTTAAAAAAGAAGGTAAAGATATATCAGAAGTTTTAAATGAAATGAAAAACTTATCTTCTAAAATTAAGGATATGGATAAAGAATTAAAAGAAATAGAAGATGAATTAAACTCTAAGTTATTAATGCTACCTAATGTACCTAATGATAAAGTGATAATAGGAGATAGCGATAATGACAATAAAGAAATAAGAAAAGTATTTGAACCTAAAAGTTTTGACTTTCAGCCTAAAGCTCATTGGGATATAGGAACTGACTTAGACATATTAAACTTTGAAACTGCATCTAAAATAACTGGCGCACGCTTCTCACTATATAAAGGTATGGGAGCATCACTTGAAAGAGCATTAATGAATTTCATGCTAAATACTCATACAAGAGAAGGGGGTTATACTGAAATAATTCCTCCATTTTTAGTAAATAGAGATAGTATGACAGGTACAGGTCAACTTCCTAAATTTGAAGAAGATGCTTTTAATATACCTTCAAAAGATTTATTTTTAGTACCTACAGCAGAGGTTCCAGTTACAAATATTCATAGAGATGATATATTAAGCCAAGATGATTTAACTATAAAATATACAGCATATACTCCATGCTTTAGACAAGAAGCAGGTTCAGCAGGTAGAGATACAAGAGGGCTTATAAGAAATCATCAATTTAATAAAGTAGAATTAGTTAAGTTTTCAAAACCTGAAGATTCTTATGATGAATTAGAAAAATTAACAAATGATGCTGAGAAAATACTTAAAGCTTTAAAGTTACCATATAGAGTAGTAGAGCTTTGTACAGGAGATTTAGGTTTTTCTTCAGCAAAAACATATGACTTAGAAGTTTGGATGCCAAGTTATAATAGATATGTTGAAATATCTTCTTGTAGTAATTTTGAAGATTTTCAAGCTAGAAGAGCAAATATAAGATATAGAAATGAAGATACTAATAAGTTAGAATATGTTCATACATTAAATGGTTCAGGTCTTGCACTAGGTAGAACTACAGCAGCTATACTGGAAAATTATCAAAATAGTGATGGAACTGTTGAAATACCAGAAGTTTTAAGAAACTATATGGGTGGAATAGAAAAAATAGAAAAAGCATAGTATTTAAGAGAGCGTAAAGCTCTCTTATTTATACTAATTATAAAATATATCAGGGGTGATAATTTGAAAATTATAAAAAAATCATTAATTTTATTAATTATTACTATCATAACAATAGGATTTACAGCTTGTTCAAAAAAACCTATTGAAAATATGGTAAGAGGAGATAAAGAAAAAGATTTTAATACATTAATTACAGATGATTATAATAACTTAGATATAAATAAAATAGATAAATACAATATTGAGGTGGAATTTTTTCCTGAAGATAAAAAATATCATGCAGAGCAAAAAACAACTTATATAAATAAAGAAAATGTAGATTTGAAAAATGTATATTTTCATGTATATCCAAATGCATTTAAAAAAAGAGAAACAGCTCCATTTTTATTTGATAGTTTTGAAACTGCATATCCAAATGGATTTGAAAAAGGATATATAGATATAGAGGAAGTAAAAGTAAATGGAAATAAAATTAATTATAAACTTATAGGAAAAGGAGATACAATACTCAAATTAGATTTAAATAAAAAGTTAAATAAAGGCAAATCTATAGATATTTCTATGAAATATACTGTTAAATTACCACCAGCACAAGATAGATTTGGATATGGAGATAAAACATTTAATTTTGGTAATTGGTATCCAATTGCAGCAGTATATGATGAAGATGGTTGGAACTTAGACCCCTATTATAGTGTAGGAGATCCTTTTTATAGTGATGTAAGCAATTATAATGTAAAAATAAAAGCACCAAGAGATATAGTTCTTGCAACAAGTGGAAATATAATAGAAGAGAAAATAAAAGGTGACAAAAAAATATGGGATATAGAAGCAAAACTAATGAGAGACTTTGCATGGGTAGCTAGTAATCATTTTGAAAAAATAACTAAAAATTATGATAATACTGCAATTAATCTTTATTTTCTTGATGGTGTAAGTGAAGTTGTAAAACAAAGAGCAATAGACTTTTCTAAAAGTTCTTTAAAATACTTTAATAATATATTTGGAAAATATCCATATGGAAAGTTATCTGTAGTTCAAACCAGTTTTCCTAGCGGGATGGAATATCCGGGCATAGTATATATAGGAGATAATTATTATAATGAGAAAAAAATAGGAAGTTTAGAGCTTGTAATAGTTCATGAGATAGCACATCAATGGTGGTATGGTATAGTTGGTAATGATGAAATAGATGAAGCTTGGCTAGATGAATCACTTGCAACTTATTCTGAATATATATATGCTTATGAAGAATATGGAGAGGATACTGCTAATGAATACTATAAAAATGGAATTGAAAATAATTATGAAATGTCAAAAGAGTTAATAAAAGATAAAAATATATTAAAATCATTAAATGAATTTGTAGGATGGAATGATTATGGACCTTTAGTATATTCACGTGGAGCAATGATGATACATGATATAAATAAACAATTTGGTAAAGAAGAACTATATGATATACTAAAAACATATTATGAAGAATTTAAATTTAAAAATGCTACTACAGAAGATTTTTTAAGAATAGTTGAAGATAAAATAAATAGTGAGTTTAAGAATTCAAAAGAGTATTTAAACAAGTAATATTCAAAAGGGGGAAAAAATGAAAAAGATAATTACAATATGTCTTTTAATGATAATATGCTTTAGTCAATTTACATATGCAGATGAATTAAGTGAAGGACTAAAAGGAGCTATGCTTGTTGATTATGAAACAGGAGAACTACTTTATGAAAAGAATATTGATGATAAATTACCAATAGCAAGTATTACAAAACTTATGACTTATGTTGTTACAAAAGATGCATTAAAAGAAGGAAAAGTTCATTTAAGTGATATCGTAAAAATAGGCGAAAATCCACCAAAAGAGTATGGATCAACTTTTTATCTTAAAGAAGGTGATATGTTACCACTTGAAACCCTTATAGAATCTATTCTTATAGCTTCAGCTAATGATTCATGTGTTGCAATTGCAGAACATGTTGCAGGTAGTGAAGCTGAGTTTGTAAAAATGATGAATCAAAAAGCAAAAGAATTAGGTCTTGAAAATACAGTTTTTTACAATCCTAATGGATTACCTGAAGAAGATAAAAGAGAAAATACTATGACAATAAGAGAAATAAATGTATTAACTCAATATATATTAC harbors:
- a CDS encoding M1 family metallopeptidase, producing the protein MKIIKKSLILLIITIITIGFTACSKKPIENMVRGDKEKDFNTLITDDYNNLDINKIDKYNIEVEFFPEDKKYHAEQKTTYINKENVDLKNVYFHVYPNAFKKRETAPFLFDSFETAYPNGFEKGYIDIEEVKVNGNKINYKLIGKGDTILKLDLNKKLNKGKSIDISMKYTVKLPPAQDRFGYGDKTFNFGNWYPIAAVYDEDGWNLDPYYSVGDPFYSDVSNYNVKIKAPRDIVLATSGNIIEEKIKGDKKIWDIEAKLMRDFAWVASNHFEKITKNYDNTAINLYFLDGVSEVVKQRAIDFSKSSLKYFNNIFGKYPYGKLSVVQTSFPSGMEYPGIVYIGDNYYNEKKIGSLELVIVHEIAHQWWYGIVGNDEIDEAWLDESLATYSEYIYAYEEYGEDTANEYYKNGIENNYEMSKELIKDKNILKSLNEFVGWNDYGPLVYSRGAMMIHDINKQFGKEELYDILKTYYEEFKFKNATTEDFLRIVEDKINSEFKNSKEYLNK
- the serS gene encoding serine--tRNA ligase, with product MLDVKMIRNDKEGVKRALSKRKGEFDVDIVYNLDLKRREILQDVENMKAEQNNVSKKIPQFKKEGKDISEVLNEMKNLSSKIKDMDKELKEIEDELNSKLLMLPNVPNDKVIIGDSDNDNKEIRKVFEPKSFDFQPKAHWDIGTDLDILNFETASKITGARFSLYKGMGASLERALMNFMLNTHTREGGYTEIIPPFLVNRDSMTGTGQLPKFEEDAFNIPSKDLFLVPTAEVPVTNIHRDDILSQDDLTIKYTAYTPCFRQEAGSAGRDTRGLIRNHQFNKVELVKFSKPEDSYDELEKLTNDAEKILKALKLPYRVVELCTGDLGFSSAKTYDLEVWMPSYNRYVEISSCSNFEDFQARRANIRYRNEDTNKLEYVHTLNGSGLALGRTTAAILENYQNSDGTVEIPEVLRNYMGGIEKIEKA
- a CDS encoding transcription repressor NadR, which gives rise to MNILDSNNRRKKILELLIKENNPIKGAIIAEKFNVSRQVIVQDIAILRAKGKKIMATPNGYMIIKYENNFLEKTIVSVHKDDENIEEELNIIVDLGAKVLDVIVEHPVYGEIKGQLMISSRKDVKDFIKNMKENNASTLATLTEGVHIHTIRVPNEDVFSQIKEKLKEKNFLLE
- a CDS encoding UPF0182 family protein, yielding MKNKTKFILFIVVAILLVLFSSLTSIVAFVTDYQWFNELGYTDTFLKKLTTQISIGVPLFLILFFSIYFYFISSKRNYYKEAKITPPKGGERNLNIALGIGSALVSLLVSTTFAGGLWLNILQFINSSKFGLKDPIFNNDVGLYVFNIPLFKEIISLVLFLLFVLAVSTVVFYLLLISIRKPNIKRPENVLDMNKFKNKQTIKDILKKDIFKKALLKVGVFGFVGFVIIGVNYYLNTFDLLYSPRGVAYGASFTDINITLWQYRIMAVLSLISAFTILYGAYKRKLKTALSGPVLLITIGILGTVAGGLVQQFIVEPDEISKESEYIGYNIDMTQEAYGLKNVTQKEFPVEQNLTKEDIINNKETIENIRINDYQPLNQVYNELQGIRYYYKFNGVDTDRYMIDGKYTQVFLSAREMDVSKLKTKTWINQHLKYTHGYGFVLSPVNSVAPNGQPNLLVNSIPPVTSTDLKIERPEIYFGEMTDNYAVINSDEPEFDYPKGSDNEEVFYEGTAGISLGGINRVLYAIKEANLKLLISSNINNDSKIIINRNIKERVEKIAPFLEYDDDPYIVVNQEDGKLYWMIDAYTSTSNFPYSQPFSEESATNYIRNSVKVVVDAYNGDTDFYVFDEKDPMIKTYEKIFPGLFKSSDEMPKGIFSHIRYPENLFSIQSRIYETYHMENPVVFYNSEDVWNTGEEIYMGEEQPIKPNYKMFKLPEEEDVEFLLTVPYTPATKPNMTSLFVARNDGEDYGKLYLYRFPKGITVNGPMLVESKINQDSDISPQLTLWSQEGSNVLRGNIMTIPIENSLLYVEPVYIQAANENNIPEMKRVIVAYKDQIVMERDLDTALSKIFGDINKEESEDGEGTDPDDEEQTDQEKPVEGLDNIVKEANKLFNKAKKASQNGDWAKYGEYIEELESVLNKLNQNLGSDEPKEESPSEDVE
- a CDS encoding PTS transporter subunit IIC — protein: MKNYIIKILNGMALGLFSSLIIGLILKQIGTLLELEILINMGSIAQFMMGPAIGAAVASSIGAPPLGIFASIITGAIGAGTFKVVDGTTLIIIGEPVGALVASYIGAEISKLVSGKTKVDIVLIPALTIISGGIAGIYVAPVISKFMTGIGTIINIATEQDPISMGILVSVLMGIMLTLPISSAAIAISLGLSGLAAGAATVGCSVQMIGFAVISFKENGIGGFIAQGFGTSMLQIPNIIKNPRIWIPPIIASAILGPISTVVFEMQNNKLGAGMGTSGLVGQFATLETMGMSGMIGILVLHFILPSIITLIISSWMRKKGLIKINDMRIES